Proteins from a genomic interval of Actinomycetota bacterium:
- a CDS encoding J domain-containing protein: protein MSRLDHYRLLGVTRGASAEEIASAYRTRAQVCHPDRLAGAPEPVVRAASDLMALLNEARAVLADPVQREAYDVPPPTQRVPDQAAPPRPAPRYVPLRVVPDRIVSRSVVPGTPVVVVVRFESPVPQDARPRVRAADPAIVIESDLLHGSSRRAQVKLRIQTNLLAEHKRYTMDLAAEWGTAIGLVSLDVETAELQAWDGDEPARKRHPSARSRRVPGSQRRRDLVGWLIGGLLLPVLTVGWARGHLPVGAPPWSAWAQLAAALALLAGLYPLVVTRGFGRVTVHVAG from the coding sequence ATGAGCCGGCTTGACCACTACCGGCTCCTAGGCGTCACCCGGGGGGCATCGGCGGAGGAGATCGCGTCGGCGTACCGGACCCGCGCGCAGGTCTGCCATCCGGACCGTCTCGCGGGCGCGCCGGAACCCGTCGTCCGGGCCGCCTCCGACCTGATGGCGCTCCTGAACGAGGCGAGGGCCGTCCTGGCCGACCCGGTGCAACGGGAGGCCTACGACGTCCCGCCCCCGACGCAGCGCGTGCCGGACCAGGCGGCGCCACCGCGACCCGCCCCGCGCTACGTCCCGCTGAGGGTGGTGCCCGACCGGATCGTGTCCCGCAGCGTCGTGCCAGGCACCCCGGTGGTGGTCGTCGTCCGCTTCGAGTCCCCGGTCCCCCAGGACGCCCGGCCCCGCGTGCGCGCGGCCGACCCGGCCATCGTGATCGAGAGCGACCTGCTGCACGGCTCGTCGAGACGCGCTCAGGTGAAGCTGCGCATCCAGACCAACCTGCTCGCCGAGCACAAGCGGTACACGATGGACCTCGCCGCCGAGTGGGGCACGGCCATCGGGCTGGTCTCCCTCGACGTCGAGACCGCGGAGCTGCAGGCGTGGGACGGCGACGAGCCCGCGCGCAAGCGTCACCCGTCGGCCCGGTCGCGACGGGTGCCCGGGAGCCAGAGGCGCCGGGACCTGGTCGGCTGGCTCATAGGCGGGCTGCTCCTCCCGGTCCTGACCGTCGGGTGGGCCCGCGGTCACCTCCCCGTCGGGGCGCCGCCCTGGTCGGCGTGGGCGCAGCTGGCGGCGGCGCTGGCGCTCCTGGCCGGCCTGTACCCGCTCGTGGTGACGCGGGGGTTCGGGCGGGTGACGGTACACGTGGCGGGC